Genomic segment of Acinetobacter larvae:
ATTATAGACAGCAAAAGCGAATTTATAAATATTTTATTTGTCGATTATGTTTTATCTATAAAGCGTGATCAAACTTTCAATTATAGCCAACAAAGCATTGAGCAAAGCATATCGCATCATCAGCACAAAATGCCACGATATCTGGCGCGCTGTCTTGGGCTTTTAAAGAAACGTTTGCCATCCTCCCCCGACCTCAAGGACAGTTTTACGCTCGAGCTGAGAAACTAAAACAAGGTATAAAGCAAGTTAAAACGCAGGGATTTTATCTGTATGAGCAGCCGCAATATATGTTGCGGTTTTTGTTTTTTTACGCGTATCTGTGCGCAAAAAATAAGCAAAATTCACTTTTTGGGGAAACGTGATATTTAAAATAATTGGCATAAATGCTCATTACTATACTTTTGTATAGTAATTGGCATATTGTTTAATGCATCTCTATTTAATCGCGATATTAATGTGATTTACTTCGCGTATTTATATTTACTATTTATTGTTTATTTATAATCAATTGCATTATGTGACATTTAAAATAATCCTTTGTTTGACTAAATATATTAATTTATCAAATGGTAAAAAATTAATTTACCTATTGGTATATTATTTTTTCAAAATTATTTTAGATTGATTTGCTGTGATAATTTTAAATATAAGTCATTGTAATATATAGGTATTATTATTTAATATTATTAGGTATAATTAAAAAAATAAATCTATTTGTAAAAATAATTATTGTTCTGCGGTTATTTTTTGTTTAAATTGCGAAAGTTCTTTAACCACTAAAACAGGTAATATTTAAAAAATGAACATTGTAAATTCTCTTTCAGCTGCAGTTTTACTTGCACTAAGTATCAACTCGGCTTTTGCGACCAATGTGACGGGTCAGGTCGAGGTTAAGCTGGAAGTTTCAGCTGGCTGTAGTGTTGATGGATCATCTGTCAATGGCAGTATTAATAAATTTGGCGACTTGGATTTCGGTAAAGCTTCAGCGAGTCTCCCCAACGTTTTAACGGCTGAAGTTTCGGCTGCGGCACAGGCGAGTAAACTTGCAGTGAAATGTGATGGAACAGATGATGTGGCATTTACTGTGGCGATTG
This window contains:
- a CDS encoding Csu type fimbrial protein; this translates as MNIVNSLSAAVLLALSINSAFATNVTGQVEVKLEVSAGCSVDGSSVNGSINKFGDLDFGKASASLPNVLTAEVSAAAQASKLAVKCDGTDDVAFTVAIDGGLRGDRQLKNAADDNTIHYNVYRNAARSDEYRLNDAQQFNAKSGAATEIPIYGSIAPTELAGKSQGTYTDTLLVSVSF